The sequence below is a genomic window from Cerasicoccus sp. TK19100.
CGTGCCTTGCAACGAATGTCCGCTGTCAGGTCACCTTGGGCGAGGCGATTGGCGGCATCAGTCAGGCTGGCGATCGGTTGAGTGATGCCGCGCGACATGAGGATCGCGGCGATAAACACCACCAGCAGGGTGATGCCCGCCACGAGCATGGAGGCCTGCAAGAGATCATTAACCGGCCCAAAAACTTCATCGCGGTCGATTTTGAGCACGAGGCCAAGGCGGAGATTCGGCAAATAATCCCAGATTGCGACGACTTCCTTGTCGCGGTAGTCGACATCCAGCGCGCCACCACTCATGCCGCGAACTGCGCGTTGAGACGGGTTCAGCGGCTGGCCCTTGGGGGGATCGAAATCCGTTATTTTGGTAAAGGCCGCCGTGTCTTCAGTGCGCAGTTTATTGAGCGCGACAATACTGTCCCCACGCTGCGCCAGAAACATCACTTCGCCGGTTTCACCGAGCCCGGTCGTGTCTTCGATCACGGAGAGCAGCTTCTCGTTCTCCGGCACGAGGGCCACGGCACCCAGCAGAATACCGTCTTCGAAAACCGGGCTGGTAATGAATAGTGCGGGTTCGTTGGTCGGTGGAAAAATATCGTAGTCGCCAGCTTGGGGGCTCATCAAGCGAATGGAACTTTCAAAAGACTTGGCGAGCTGGTTATCGATGTTTTCCGGGCTGCGCAGATCGCGGTTTTCGACGGGCAGGGCGGGGTTACTGTAAACAACGACGCCCTGGTTGTTGATCAGCAGGATTTGCTTGAAGCCCAGCTTGATGCGAAGATCTCGCACGATGGGGCGGGCAAACTCCGAAACTTCCAGATATGTGGCATTTTCTTCAATGCCAGGCAGGTCATCTTTGGTGACTTCGCCCAGGTAAAGCAGGCTGTATTGCACGGCTGGGCTGTCGGCGACGAGGCCTACGATGTTCTCAACCTCCTCCAAATAGTTGCGAATTTCCTCAAGCTGGAGGCTGGAAATGGCTTTCAGGTATGAGCCTTCGGTTTCGAGCAAAGCCTCTCGCGCGGCCATGTATTGCACCACGCTGACGATGATTAGCGGTGCCATCGCGATCGTGATGAAGTAGATCATGATCTGCCGGAACAAACGACGGCCAGTCAGCGGCTTCTTTGCCGATTCGTCCGCGCTCTTGGCGTTGTTGGCCGAGCGGCGTTGCGTCAGCAGGGTGTGGCTGGGGTGATCGCTCATTGGGCAGGTGCGCTCCATTCTCCATTCCAGCCTTGCTTGAGCATGGCCAGATATTCATCCCAGGCTTCCATGGGGCGAAACATCGGGTAGGGGGCAGGGCGCACGGGGGCGTCGCTTTCCCATTCGATTTCGAACTGGCCCTCATTGGTGATTCGGCCAATGCGGGCAGTCTTGTAAAGGTGCTGGTTTTGCGGATCGATAAATACCATGCCGCCGGGGGACTGGAAACTGCGGTTGCCGATGTGCTCACGGACGGCTTTAGCGGAAGTTGCTTCGACCGGGATAACGTCCTTGTTTTCGCTGGCGTGTTTCACCGCCTCGGCCCAGAGGTAAACGCCGCTGTAGGCCGCGACAATCGCATCCGTAGTGGTGGCGTCTTTGCCGTAGGCGTTCTGGTACTTTTTTACGAAGGCGCGGTTTTCGCGAGTCGGGATGGACTGGAGGTAATTCGATGCGGCATAGTCGCCCTCGAGCAAGCGCTTGCGGACGCCCATGCGATCGAGCATGTTCTCATCGATGCTAAATGAGATCGTCGGAATGGCATCGCTGGTGATCCCGGCTTCACGCAGAGAGTGGATAAACGCGCCATTGGTGTCGCCGTTGATCGTGTTGAGGATGAAGTCCGGCTTCATATCGAGGATTTCCTGGGCGACCTCGTCGGTGTCTTCGGAGCCGAGTTGCAGATAGCGCTCACCGACGATCTCCCCGCCGAGCGCGCGGACTTGGTCTTTGATCACTTCGTTGGCCGTGCGAGGGAAAACATAATCTGAACCGACGAGGTAAAAGCGGTTCGCGCCTTTGTCCTTCATCGCCCAATAAACGGCGGGAATGATCTGCTGATTGGGCGCGGCTCCGAGGTAGACGACATTCGGTGAGCTTTCGGCCCCTTCGTATTGCACCGGGTAGAAGAGCAAACCATCGTTCTTTTCCAGAACGGGAATCATCGCCTTGCGGCTGGCAGATGTCCAACCGCCAAAAATGACGGCCACGTTTTCATCGTTCAGTAAATCTTCAGCTTGTTTGGCAAAGACACGCTCCTTGGATTGGCCATCGCGCACAACGGGTTCCAGGCGGATACCGGGCAGGTAGTTACTGTCGTTGATTTCATTGATGGCGAGTTGAACCGCGTCGATGACGGGCTTCTCGGAGTTGGCCATGGTGCCCGTCGAAGAATGGAGGATGCCGACTTTGACCGTCTCCTCTTTCTTCTGATCGCCGCAACCGGAAAATGCCAGAAGGGCGAGCGCCAACCAACTAAGCAGAATAGTGCGAGTCATCGTCGAATATGATTTGCCATGGCGTCGGCGGCTTCAACTCAAAAGGCGCTCGGTTATGCCTCGGATTTTGCTGCCGGTTGTTTGCGGGGCAGGCTGATGATGAAGGTCGTGCCTTTGCCGGTTTCCGTTTCAAATCCGATTTTGCCGTGATGCGCTTCGACGATGGATCGGGCGATAGCCGAGCCCAGGCCTGTGCCGCGGCTTTTGCCATAAGTGACAAATGGCGTCCAGAAGGTGTTGCGAATTTGCTCAGGAATACCGCCACCGTTGTCGGTAATGGTGATTAGAATAAAGTCTCCTTCCGGGCCGGCCTTGATTTTTATGGAGCCATCCGGCTGATCGGTGAGGGCGTCCACCGCGTTGCCCACGATGTTTTGCAACACACGCAGGAGTTTGTTTTGTTCACCCTCGAAATCCGCGCTGGTGACGTCGAGCTCGATCTTCAAGTTGTCCTTGGCGAATGAGGGCTCGTTGAGATCTTTGAATTTCGCGATCAGCGCATCGAGCTGGACGGTCTCGATGAAGAGCTTTTGCTCACCCCGGGAGAATTCAGAAAGCTCGTTGGCCATTTCCACCATGCGGTCGACCTGGGCCGTGATATTGTTGCAGATCTTGATCGTTTTTTGGTCTTCTCCGTGGCGATTTTGGATCATCTGTGCGCCGAGGCCAATCAGCGTGAACGGGTTCTTAAAGTCGTGGATGATGCTGTTAACCATCGTGCCGACGAGGCTCATTTTCTCCTGCTGGAGCATGTCGTCGAGGTAGTGACGTGTCGTCTGGTGTAGGTGGTTGACGATGCTGCCCAGGATTTGCTCGATCGGGCCCGGGGTTCTTTTGATAAAGGTTAACAGGTCCTCGCGGTATACTTTGGCAATGCTGACGTTGCCCTGCGCAATGGCGCTGAGGGACCGTGGAGCGCCGGTAAAGATGCCAATCTCGCCGAAAAAGTTACCTTGTTTGGTGGTGGAAATTACACGGCGCTGCTTGTCTGGCGTTTCGGCGGCAAAGGTCACGACACCGTCTAAGACCAGGCAGAGGCTATCAGATGGGCTGCCTTCGAGGAAAATCACTTCCCCGTCGGAGTAGTGGTCGACGTCAGCCTGGTCAACCAGTTGCATGACACTCTCCTGATCAGAATTTCGGAAAAACGGATGGTCGTTCAGCTTCATGTAGCGAGACGATTAATGTAGTCCAAAATATTTGGAGACACGGTCATATGCTGGCACTCTAGTCTCTAACGCTGACAGGTCTAGCCCAAAAACGCGCTACTCCCGCAGGATGAGGAACTTCTGCTGCTTGGCGCGGTCTCATTTATTCGTTGATTGATCGAAGTTCATTGCAATATGCCCGATGACATCTGTGGCACCCCGGTGTTTTTGCTTGAATGATTTTAGTGAAAGCCTATCACAGGAGTCTTTTCGGGACGTCGGATGGAATATCCGCCTACAGCCATTGGCTTCCCACCCCGAATTTGGCCCGGCGCCTCTTAATTAACGACTCACGGCGGCCGGCCATTGCACAACACCAAAAACGAAGTATGCCTTCATTCGAACACACTAATTCGCAGCCTAAGGCGCGAGAGGACGATCATTTTCGTCCCGGTGAAGATGCGTCTGAGAAAAAGGACGCCGCCGAAGAACAAGCCAAGGCAGGCCTTGGTCAGGAAGCCCTATCTTGGGGTGACCTCGCCAAAGAACCCGAGCCGGAACCCATCGAGGAACCGAAGAAAGCTCCGGAAAAAGCAGCCTCCCAAACGGCTGAAGCCGATAAAAACGTCCTCGCGGAAGAATCCGTGGACGAGTTTGACATGTCCGGCTTCGACATCGCGGCTGAAGAAGCCGCCCCGGAACCCGTCGCCGAAGCCTCTGTTGAGGCAACTGCGGCGGATGCCGAACCCACCAAGGAAGAACCCGCTGCCGAGGCCCCCAAGCCTCAGCGTATTGACGACAGCGATTTGCCGAATCCCGGCCCCGCGCTGTTGCAGAACCGCGAGTCGCTGGCCAAATACGGCCCCGGTCGCAAGCGCAACCGCCCGGAAACCGCTGGCGAAAAGTCCAAGCTGCCCGCCGGCCATCCCGGCTTGGTGGAGACACCGGAGGCTTTTAAAGAGAAGCTGAGTGGCCGCTTTGCCGAAGGTAAGCCTGAGCGCAAGCCGCGTCGTGATCGCGAGACTGAGAAACCTAAGGCTGACAAGCCTGAGAGCACCACGGACGAAGCCGCCAAGGCCAAGCCCGCGGACGGTGAATCCTCCGACGAGGCGACCAAGCCCAAGCGCAAGCGCCGCCGCCGGAGCAAGAAAAGGACCGACGGTGATGCCCAGCAGCAGGACGGCCAAAAGCCAGATCGCCAGCCTCAGCCGAAGCAAGACCAACCGCAGGCAGCCAAGCCCCGGCAGGCAGCTCAACAGAGCAAGCCGCAGCCAAAGGCCAAGGCCGCTCCGGAGCCGACTGGCTTTATGGGCGCGGTCAAAAAGTTCTTCAGCTCGCTCTTTGGTGCGCCGGCCACGCCGGAAAAGCCGAAGGAGCAGCCCAAGGACAAGGCCCAATCTCGCAACGACGATCGTCCGCGCGGCAAGAGTGGCCAAAACCGTGGCAAAGGCGGCCAGAACCGTGGTCAGGGCAACCGCCAGGGCGGTGGTCAGAATCGCGGTCAGGGTGGTAACGGACCCAAGGGCCAGGATGGGGATCGCCCCAAGCGTCGTCGCGGTAAGCGCGGCGGCAAGAATCGTCGCGGTGGAAATCGCCAGGGCGGGCGCGATAACCAGCCGTCCGCTCAGGAGTCCTGAGCTCTCTTCAGCGAAACTTTCAGCGTCATCCTCAGTTGGGGATGGCGCTTTTTTTGGCTCAGCGAATTTAAGTCATTGAACCCGTGGCGGGCTTGTTTTTCGATAGCGGGAAGATTGGTGCGATGACCGCGCCGACTGCTGTTTTTACCCATGGATGTTTTTAAGATTAACGGGGGGCGCCCCCTACGTGGCGAGGTGACCGTGAGCGGTGCCAAAAATGCCTGCCTACCAATTTTTGCCGCTACATTGTTGACCGGAGAAACCTGCGTCATTGAGAACGTGCCGAACCTTTCCGACCTGCGCTTCATGGCGGAGATTATTGAAAATCTCGGTGCGAAGGTTGAGAGGCCGGACAAAAATACCTGGCGCATTACGGCGGCAGACATCACCCACCGCGCGCCGTATGAGCTCGTTCGCCGCATGCGCGCCAGCGTGTGCTTGCTGGGTCCCTTGGTCGCACGGTTGAAGAAGGCCGAGGTCTCGCTGCCGGGTGGTTGCGTGATCGGACCGCGTCCGATTGACTTGCACCTGAAGGGGCTGAGCAAGCTGAATTGCGATGTGGACGTGCGCGCCGGCTATGTCCACGTTAACGCCAAGCGAGCGCGGGGAGGGCATGTCTTCCTGGGTGGCCGCCATGGTAGCACGGTTACCGGCACGGCCAATATTTTGATGGCAGCTGTGCTCACGCCCGGCATTACGCGCATCGAGTCCGCCGCGTGTGAGCCCGAGGTCGTGGACTTGTGCAAGATGCTGCTGTCCATGGGGGCCAAAATCAAAGGCGTTGGCAGCCATTGCCTCACGATCGAAGGCGTGGACAAGCTTCACGGCACGACCTACCGCGTGATCGATGACCGTATCGAGGCCGGCACTTACCTGATTGCCGGTGCCATGCTGGATGCGGATATTACCGTAAACGGCGCGCATGCCGAAGACCTCTCCGCGCTGCTCGACAAGCTGGAAGAGGCGGGGGCGAATTTCTCCATCGAGCTCGGTGGACGTATCCGTATCAAAGGCACACCGGGCACGCTGTCGCCGGTGGACATCATTACGCTGCCGCATCCTGGCTTCCCGACGGATTTGCAGGCCCAGATGAGCACCCTGATGGCGGTGACGCCGGGCTTGTCGATCATCACCGAGCGCGTTTACCCGAACCGCTTCATGCACGTGCCGGAGCTGCAGCGGATGGGGGCCGACATCGCGATCGAAGGGGCCAGCGCCATCGTTAAGGGCCGCCGCAACCCGCTCTCCGGCGCTCCCGTGATGGCCAGTGATTTGCGTGCTAGCGCGGCGCTGATTCTCGCGGCGCTTTCCGCACACGGCGAGACGTGGGTGCAGCGTATTTACCACCTCGACCGCGGCTACGAATCCTTTGAGAAAAAATTGCAGGCGCTCGGGGCCGATGTGGAGCGACTCAAGCAGGAAGAGATGCCCAAGGACTTGTCTGCGGATGGGTAGCCTGATTGGCAAATCGTTGCCGTTTGGATGGCTGATGCAGTTGCGCTGCATGCTCTTGGCACTGCTCGTCTACGGACTGCCGACTTCCAGCCCGGCAGTCAACACGCCGGAGGATTGGTCGCTCGCGTTTGAGGTGCCCGAAGGGTGGGAGGCAGAGCTATTCGGCGGTTTGGCCGATTATTTCGAAATCAAAAAACTGGACGGCTCGGCTGACCTGTTGCTCAAGGTAGAGCGGAACCTCGACCTCAACGAGGAACAGCTTTCGGCTGAAATGACTGTCCTGGCGGACGATCCCGTGAACTGGGAAATCGATGGTGCTAAGTTTCGTGGAAACTCATTTGGGGAGTTCTCGAACGATACATCCAAGGGCAGCGTTTCTTTCTACCTGACGGACGGCCATCAGTTCATCACGGGCAAATATAATGGGCCCCGGGAGGATTGGCCAGAGGTCCAGCGTATGCTGGAGTTAGTGGAACGTTCGGCGTGGAACACGCTAGGTGAGGGTGCTTTACTCGCGGAGAAGTCCAACGGAGCTGGCCTGAAAGCGACGTTCTTTTCGCGCACCGGCTGGCGCGACCGGCTCACTTACCATCTATCCATCTTGCCCGAGGGCGCCAACGCATTGCTGACCAATGGCAATGTCGCGATTTTGGATCAGCCGATTCCAGATTTTAGTTGGACCGATGAGAAAATACTCGCCGTCAATGTGCCGGATTCAGCGCGCGTTTTTTACCGAAACCGGGTGCCCACGATGGTCGATGCGGCGGTGGATTTCTCCGATCTGGCCCCTGGTTTCATTAAAAAGGAACGGCCGGACGACACCGAACAGGCCATTGAGTTTGCGCTACCTGAAGGCTGGGAGCTGAATTACGACCCGGAGGATGGCGGTTATTACACCCTGGTCAGCCAACAAGCTGAAAAGGCCGCCATTTGGCTGCAGCCGATTACTGGTGTATTATCCAACAGCGTGGAGTCCGCACAGCTACAGCTCAACCTATTCATGGAATTTTATCCCCGCCAAGTCTCGGTCGACAACGAAGGCCAGTTAGAGGTCATTGAGTTGGCGCGTCACTCGATCGATGGCAAACTGTTTTCGGGCAAAGCGGCGATGGCCACCATCCGTAGTTTGCAGGACGGCGATACTTACTGCATCGGTTATTATTATATTGTCTCGGGTGACTCACTTTTCATGGGCCAATTTAGGGGGAGCACCGCCGTCTGGAGCACGGTGAAAAGTATCCTGGCTTCGGCCAAACCCTACGTGCCAGACGAGACAAACTCCGTCGGGGAATAATCTTCCGTTTCGCTGCGAATATCTTTAACTGCCCACCATGCCTGACGACGCAAAAGGAACCGATTACTTGGCCCAGGTGCTCGAAGCACCCGAGACCGCCGTGGAAAAAGCGCTACGGCCGCTGAGCTTTGCGGACTTTAGCGGGCAGGGCAAAACCAAGGAGCGCCTCGAAGTGATGGTGGGGGCCGCCAAGTCGCGCGGTGAGCCGTTGAACCACATTTTGCTGCACGGTCCGCCCGGGCTTGGCAAAACGACGCTCGCGCACATTTTGGCCAACGAAATGGAGGCCGACCTGAAGCTGACCAGTGGCCCCGTCATCGACAAAGCGGGTGATTTGGCTGGCCTCCTCACCGGCTTGCAGGAGGGCGACATCCTCTTCATCGACGAAATTCACCGCATCCCCAAAAGCGTGGAGGAGTATCTTTACTCGGCGATGGAAGACTACCGGATCGACATCATGATCGACCAGGGGCCCAACGCCCGCAGCGTTCGTTTGTCGATCCCGCGCTTTACGCTCGTTGGCGCAACGACGCGCACTGGCCTGCTCACTGCGCCACTGCGTAGCCGCTTTACCCTGCAGACGCGTCTCGATTACTATGATCGCTCGACGCTGGAGAAAATTGTCCGACGCAGTTGTAAGCTGCTCAATGTGCCGATCAACGACGCTGGTGCGACCGAGGTTGCTGGGCGGGCCCGGGGCACACCGCGCATCGCGAACAATTTGATCAACTTCGCCCGCGACTATGCACAGCAGCGCTCGGACGGCGAGATTACCGGCCCCGTTGCTGCCAGTGCCTTGGAGCTACTCGAAATCGACGCCAACGGCCTGGATGAGATGGATAAGCGCATCCTCCGTCTCATGGCGGAGAACTACCGTGGCGGTCCGGTCGGCCTTGGCACGGTGGCGGTCGCCGTTGGCGAGGAGCAGCACACTGTGGAGGAAGTCCACGAGCCGTACTTAATCCAAGAGGGCTACATCGCCCGCACCCCGCAAGGCCGCGTGCTAACCCCCAAGGCCTGGACCACCATCGGCCTCAAACCGGAGAATCCCGGCGGGCAAAATTCGTTGTTTCAATAGTCTAAGGGTAGGGCGCAGTCTCCAGACAAGCCGACAGCATCTTGCTGGACTGTTAGTTTGCGCCCTGTGCAAATTGTGGTGAGCGGTCTCCAAGTGCCAGCCTCGTTGATTGGCATTTGCACGATGTGCAAATCTAACGGTCCAGCCGGAGGCTGGCGCGAAAGCCCACAAAGCTCGGGTATTGATTGGTTCGCTCGTAATACTCTGGAAACTTCTCCTTGGCTGCTTCAATCATGCGGGCCTCGCGGAGATCCTCGATGACAAAGCCGTTGGCGAAAAGCGCCTGCGCAATATTTTCGAAGGTGTGGTGATAAGCGGTTAGGTCCATGCCCGCCATTTGAAATTGATAAGGGTCGTTGTGAAAATAGGGTCTGACCTTGCGCCCGTCGTCTATGCGCGTGCCCATGCTGGTGACTTCGTCCAGTGGGTGATGCATCGAGAAAACCAGTTGGCCGCCAGGCTGAAGAATACGCGCGATTTCCGCGAACACCGGTGCGAGATCCTGCTCGTAATGGACGACGAGCGCGCTCACGATCAGCGCAAAGGAGTCTGCGGGGTAGGGCGTCGATTTGATATCGGCCACGCAGAATCCGATGTCGGGGTTTTCCCCGCGGGCGATATCAACCAGCGATTGGGAAAAGTCGGCTCCAGTCACATCGAAACCGCGATCTTTAAGCCAGCGGGAAAGCAGGCCGCTGCCGCAGCCGAGGTCCGCGACTTTGCACGGGGTAATCCCCGCGAGCAGCGCCTCGATCATAGGCTGGTCGAGATAGCGGTTCCAGGCGCTGTCTTGTTCGCGCCCGCGCTTGGCATGGTAGGCGACACCGAAGCGGTCATACATTTCCTGATTGGCTTGCATGAAGACAGAGCAAACACCGCCCGACCTTGGGTCAATCCCAGTAATGCATACGCTTGTGGCGACGTCGCCAATAAACCACCAGAGATAACGTGCCAAACGCGATTAGGCCGGCATAGATACTTGGTTCCGGCACCAAGTTCATAGTGACATCGGCAAAGCCGCTACCCAACTCAAGCGGCATGATAGCATTGCTCGCAGCCAGGTTTTCCAGACCAGCCTGTAGCGCAGGATCCAAGCTGCTGTAGGACACGGCTACGCCAGTGCCGGAGATGTCCGTGTAAGGCGTTCCCTCGAAGACAGACAATGCCAAGTATTGTGTTCCAGTCGCATTAAGGTCCACCTCAGCGTTGCCCGCTGGCGTGCCATCGGTGAGGAGGGCATCGGAGATGTCGAGCGTATTGCCCGTGGCAGTGGCGTAGACGGCGTCGAGTTGCCAATAGGCCAGAGCACCTGTTGGCCCAGTCGGGGTGCCTGAGTCGGACGTGTTCCCGAAAGTGATGGTTTTGGCAGCATTATCAATGGACATGGTCAACGCAGCTTGGCCCAGGATGGGCGCAACCAACGCTGCCAGCAGGGAGGCGGCAAATGTGATTTTCATGACAGTGGAGATCTTATCAGGC
It includes:
- the ruvB gene encoding Holliday junction branch migration DNA helicase RuvB, which translates into the protein MPDDAKGTDYLAQVLEAPETAVEKALRPLSFADFSGQGKTKERLEVMVGAAKSRGEPLNHILLHGPPGLGKTTLAHILANEMEADLKLTSGPVIDKAGDLAGLLTGLQEGDILFIDEIHRIPKSVEEYLYSAMEDYRIDIMIDQGPNARSVRLSIPRFTLVGATTRTGLLTAPLRSRFTLQTRLDYYDRSTLEKIVRRSCKLLNVPINDAGATEVAGRARGTPRIANNLINFARDYAQQRSDGEITGPVAASALELLEIDANGLDEMDKRILRLMAENYRGGPVGLGTVAVAVGEEQHTVEEVHEPYLIQEGYIARTPQGRVLTPKAWTTIGLKPENPGGQNSLFQ
- a CDS encoding PEP-CTERM sorting domain-containing protein (PEP-CTERM proteins occur, often in large numbers, in the proteomes of bacteria that also encode an exosortase, a predicted intramembrane cysteine proteinase. The presence of a PEP-CTERM domain at a protein's C-terminus predicts cleavage within the sorting domain, followed by covalent anchoring to some some component of the (usually Gram-negative) cell surface. Many PEP-CTERM proteins exhibit an unusual sequence composition that includes large numbers of potential glycosylation sites. Expression of one such protein has been shown restore the ability of a bacterium to form floc, a type of biofilm.) — encoded protein: MKITFAASLLAALVAPILGQAALTMSIDNAAKTITFGNTSDSGTPTGPTGALAYWQLDAVYATATGNTLDISDALLTDGTPAGNAEVDLNATGTQYLALSVFEGTPYTDISGTGVAVSYSSLDPALQAGLENLAASNAIMPLELGSGFADVTMNLVPEPSIYAGLIAFGTLSLVVYWRRRHKRMHYWD
- a CDS encoding ATP-binding protein, which translates into the protein MKLNDHPFFRNSDQESVMQLVDQADVDHYSDGEVIFLEGSPSDSLCLVLDGVVTFAAETPDKQRRVISTTKQGNFFGEIGIFTGAPRSLSAIAQGNVSIAKVYREDLLTFIKRTPGPIEQILGSIVNHLHQTTRHYLDDMLQQEKMSLVGTMVNSIIHDFKNPFTLIGLGAQMIQNRHGEDQKTIKICNNITAQVDRMVEMANELSEFSRGEQKLFIETVQLDALIAKFKDLNEPSFAKDNLKIELDVTSADFEGEQNKLLRVLQNIVGNAVDALTDQPDGSIKIKAGPEGDFILITITDNGGGIPEQIRNTFWTPFVTYGKSRGTGLGSAIARSIVEAHHGKIGFETETGKGTTFIISLPRKQPAAKSEA
- the murA gene encoding UDP-N-acetylglucosamine 1-carboxyvinyltransferase, encoding MDVFKINGGRPLRGEVTVSGAKNACLPIFAATLLTGETCVIENVPNLSDLRFMAEIIENLGAKVERPDKNTWRITAADITHRAPYELVRRMRASVCLLGPLVARLKKAEVSLPGGCVIGPRPIDLHLKGLSKLNCDVDVRAGYVHVNAKRARGGHVFLGGRHGSTVTGTANILMAAVLTPGITRIESAACEPEVVDLCKMLLSMGAKIKGVGSHCLTIEGVDKLHGTTYRVIDDRIEAGTYLIAGAMLDADITVNGAHAEDLSALLDKLEEAGANFSIELGGRIRIKGTPGTLSPVDIITLPHPGFPTDLQAQMSTLMAVTPGLSIITERVYPNRFMHVPELQRMGADIAIEGASAIVKGRRNPLSGAPVMASDLRASAALILAALSAHGETWVQRIYHLDRGYESFEKKLQALGADVERLKQEEMPKDLSADG
- a CDS encoding urea ABC transporter substrate-binding protein, which codes for MTRTILLSWLALALLAFSGCGDQKKEETVKVGILHSSTGTMANSEKPVIDAVQLAINEINDSNYLPGIRLEPVVRDGQSKERVFAKQAEDLLNDENVAVIFGGWTSASRKAMIPVLEKNDGLLFYPVQYEGAESSPNVVYLGAAPNQQIIPAVYWAMKDKGANRFYLVGSDYVFPRTANEVIKDQVRALGGEIVGERYLQLGSEDTDEVAQEILDMKPDFILNTINGDTNGAFIHSLREAGITSDAIPTISFSIDENMLDRMGVRKRLLEGDYAASNYLQSIPTRENRAFVKKYQNAYGKDATTTDAIVAAYSGVYLWAEAVKHASENKDVIPVEATSAKAVREHIGNRSFQSPGGMVFIDPQNQHLYKTARIGRITNEGQFEIEWESDAPVRPAPYPMFRPMEAWDEYLAMLKQGWNGEWSAPAQ
- a CDS encoding methyl-accepting chemotaxis protein, which gives rise to MSDHPSHTLLTQRRSANNAKSADESAKKPLTGRRLFRQIMIYFITIAMAPLIIVSVVQYMAAREALLETEGSYLKAISSLQLEEIRNYLEEVENIVGLVADSPAVQYSLLYLGEVTKDDLPGIEENATYLEVSEFARPIVRDLRIKLGFKQILLINNQGVVVYSNPALPVENRDLRSPENIDNQLAKSFESSIRLMSPQAGDYDIFPPTNEPALFITSPVFEDGILLGAVALVPENEKLLSVIEDTTGLGETGEVMFLAQRGDSIVALNKLRTEDTAAFTKITDFDPPKGQPLNPSQRAVRGMSGGALDVDYRDKEVVAIWDYLPNLRLGLVLKIDRDEVFGPVNDLLQASMLVAGITLLVVFIAAILMSRGITQPIASLTDAANRLAQGDLTADIRCKARNEIGQLSAAAQTMSANLKSLVSKVKVTAEEISSTSSHLNSSASQQVTAAEQTGTASVEVNATAKEISTTSRELAQTMKQVNEVTLSTALKAEAGLDVLTALQASMKELGAANDDVSEQLNLINQRAYAITSVIATMTKVADQTNLLSLNASIEAKKAGVHGRGFSVVATEIRRLADQAASSTLEIEQSVQDMLTAVQTGVKNMGVFSNKVDNSVSEIIDISSRLTDVIQQVQGLPPRFDMILEGMESQAEGASQINVAMGQLSSSAQQTANAVRETNRMIMNLKRSADVLRSEITRFQT
- a CDS encoding class I SAM-dependent DNA methyltransferase; translated protein: MQANQEMYDRFGVAYHAKRGREQDSAWNRYLDQPMIEALLAGITPCKVADLGCGSGLLSRWLKDRGFDVTGADFSQSLVDIARGENPDIGFCVADIKSTPYPADSFALIVSALVVHYEQDLAPVFAEIARILQPGGQLVFSMHHPLDEVTSMGTRIDDGRKVRPYFHNDPYQFQMAGMDLTAYHHTFENIAQALFANGFVIEDLREARMIEAAKEKFPEYYERTNQYPSFVGFRASLRLDR